One window from the genome of Salvia splendens isolate huo1 chromosome 9, SspV2, whole genome shotgun sequence encodes:
- the LOC121747284 gene encoding lamin-like protein gives MSSSAAPLLQLSSAVVLLLVSSCAATDHIVGANKGWNPGLNYTLWANNHTFYVGDLISFRYQKTQYNVFEVNQTGYDNCTTEGATGNWSSGKDFILLDKAKRYYFICGNGGCFSGMKVSVLVHPLPPPPKSSMADHTSAAAAPIGVLGVILGALVSACFGLG, from the exons ATGTCCAGCTCAGCAGCCCCTCTCCTCCAGCTCTCCTCCGCCGTGGTCCTCCTCCTGGTGTCCTCCTGCGCGGCCACCGACCACATCGTCGGCGCCAACAAGGGCTGGAACCCCGGCCTCAACTACACCCTCTGGGCCAACAACCACACCTTCTACGTCGGCGACCTCATCT CGTTTAGGTACCAGAAAACGCAGTACAATGTGTTTGAGGTGAACCAGACGGGTTACGATAACTGCACGACGGAGGGGGCCACCGGAAATTGGAGCAGCGGCAAGGATTTCATACTCCTCGACAAGGCCAAGAGGTACTACTTTATCTGCGGCAATGGCGGCTGCTTCAGCGGCATGAAGGTCTCTGTTCTTGTCCACCCCCTCCCGCCTCCGCCCAAGTCTTCCATGGCGGACCACACCTCTGCCGCAGCGGCGCCGATTGGAGTTTTGGGGGTGATTTTGGGTGCGTTGGTCTCTGCTTGTTTTGGATTAGGCTAG
- the LOC121746684 gene encoding putative receptor-like protein kinase At1g80870, with amino-acid sequence MASRQPFPPNPRPKTSIIFLAITISTSLIILSAILYFIYYLWYTLVHRSRTSPFDGASPLKQLQRFSYKELKNATNSFSSSSCIGKGGSCTVFRGILRDGKLVAVKLLDSASFQCEQEFQNELKILGGIKSCPFVVTLLGFCVEGKKRLVVYEYMPNRSLQESLFSESDSLNCGDTRLSWGRRFGIIHDVAKALAFLHNECDPAVIHGDVKPSNVLLDTEFRAKLSDFGLSRLKVESEGEIGVDLFSQDLWKSQELSGNSNAGVGGGGENESTPNVGTPVESHENDEVDFALALQASASSKSSCRVYHNVMGLAINSLNFNFSPDCGSENKGGGELKGKELSANENGGVEWSKFVPYDDELSSVDHSKELNSNAAIVGEDNGSREDAGAKQWGKDWWWKQDGSGEFCSKDYVMEWIGSQICHSTDWDEEKGVVEEKASPDHAKHLYKCEEVGENSVQEPAFECSGEGVEKEDSKRRRAHGRKHRKMHEWWKEEEMDEAKKASRLLVWRRGRFKVPHLRLGKCFKFKNRKKLRNGDDHHNADDQNMEFSFRKGWRRKNPPRSMGSEDLFSRELSSTTSMRGTLCYVAPEYNGYGYLMEKADIYSLGVLILVIISGRRPLHVLSSPMKLEKANLISWCKSLAHSGNTLELVDQRLRDEYSKEQATLCINLALACLQKMPELRPEIGDIVKVLKGEMELPSLPFEFSPSPPPKLHSRSRRRHKSCVD; translated from the coding sequence ATGGCTTCAAGGCAGCCATTCCCACCAAATCCAAGGCCTAAAACCAGCATAATTTTTCTTGCAATCACAATCTCGACTTCACTCATCATTCTCTCTGCAATTCTgtattttatttactatttatggtacACTTTAGTTCACAGGTCAAGAACCAGCCCATTTGATGGAGCTTCTCCATTGAAGCAGCTTCAAAGATTCAGCTACAAAGAGCTCAAGAATGCCACCAACAGCTTCAGTAGCTCCAGCTGCATAGGAAAAGGGGGTTCTTGCACTGTTTTCAGAGGAATCTTGAGGGATGGGAAATTGGTGGCTGTGAAGCTTCTTGATTCAGCCTCTTTTCAATGTGAACAGGAGTTTCAGAATGAGTTGAAGATTCTTGGTGGGATAAAATCCTGCCCTTTTGTTGTTACTCTGTTGGGTTTTTGTGTGGAGGGGAAGAAGAGGCTCGTGGTGTATGAATATATGCCTAACAGAAGTTTGCAAGAATCGTTATTCTCTGAATCAGACAGCCTTAACTGTGGTGATACGAGGCTGAGTTGGGGCAGGAGGTTTGGTATAATTCATGATGTTGCAAAGGCTTTAGCTTTCTTGCATAATGAATGTGATCCTGCTGTGATTCATGGGGATGTGAAGCCAAGCAATGTGTTGCTTGACACTGAGTTCAGAGCTAAGCTTTCCGATTTCGGCTTGTCTAGGTTGAAGGTTGAGAGTGAGGGTGAGATTGGTGTTGATTTGTTCAGTCAGGATCTGTGGAAGAGTCAAGAACTTTCTGGAAACTCGAATGCTGGCGTGGGAGGGGGTGGAGAGAATGAGAGTACTCCTAACGTAGGGACTCCTGTGGAGAGCCATGAGAACGATGAGGTGGATTTTGCATTAGCTTTGCAAGCATCTGCCTCTTCCAAGAGTAGTTGTAGGGTTTATCACAATGTTATGGGATTAGCTATAAATTCTTTGAATTTCAACTTTAGCCCTGATTGTGGGAGTGAGAATAAGGGGGGTGGGGAATTGAAAGGGAAGGAGCTATCAGCAAATGAAAATGGTGGGGTGgagtggagtaaatttgtgccTTATGATGATGAGTTGAGCAGTGTGGATCATAGTAAGGAGCTGAACTCGAATGCTGCCATCGTTGGTGAAGATAATGGCAGTCGAGAAGATGCGGGTGCTAAGCAATGGGGGAAGGATTGGTGGTGGAAGCAGGATGGGAGTGGTGAGTTTTGTAGTAAGGACTATGTGATGGAGTGGATTGGTAGCCAGATTTGCCATTCGACTGATTGGGACGAGGAGAAGGGGGTAGTCGAAGAGAAAGCTAGCCCGGATCATGCTAAGCATTTGTATAAATGTGAGGAAGTGGGTGAGAATTCTGTTCAAGAACCTGCATTTGAATGTAGTGGGGAGGGTGTTGAGAAGGAGGATTCAAAAAGGCGGAGGGCTCACGGAAGGAAGCATAGGAAGATGCATGAATGGTGGAAAGAGGAGGAAATGGATGAAGCTAAGAAGGCAAGTAGGCTTCTAGTTTGGAGAAGGGGTAGGTTCAAAGTGCCACATTTGAGATTAGGGAAATGCTTCAAGTTCAAGAATAGGAAAAAGTTGAGGAATGGAGATGATCATCACAATGCAGATGATCAGAACATGGAGTTTAGCTTCAGAAAGGGGTGGAGGAGAAAGAATCCACCGCGTTCCATGGGGAGCGAGGATCTTTTCAGCCGGGAGTTGAGCAGCACGACGAGCATGAGGGGCACGTTGTGCTATGTGGCGCCAGAGTACAACGGCTATGGCTACTTGATGGAGAAGGCTGATATTTACAGCTTGGGAGTGCTAATCCTTGTGATAATCTCCGGGAGAAGGCCGTTGCACGTGCTGTCCTCGCCTATGAAGCTAGAGAAGGCCAACTTGATTAGCTGGTGCAAGAGCTTGGCTCACTCTGGGAACACACTAGAGCTGGTTGATCAAAGGCTGAGAGATGAGTACAGCAAGGAACAAGCCACTTTGTGCATAAATTTAGCCCTTGCTTGCCTGCAGAAAATGCCCGAGTTAAGGCCGGAAATTGGCGACATTGTCAAGGTTTTGAAAGGAGAAATGGAGCTCCCTTCACTGCCATTTGAGTTCTCCCCTTCTCCGCCTCCCAAGCTTCACAGCCGTTCAagacgaagacacaagagctgCGTGGATTAG
- the LOC121746773 gene encoding phosphatidyl-N-methylethanolamine N-methyltransferase-like — MGILACIGMILPFPFYYYLWNHPQSWVNLCGRSRDPCKIMALVSHFIKIVQFVSLFSVSDLHWPPPFYFWPLFLFGQFLNFRVYQLLGEPGTYYGVRFGKNIPWVTEFPFGVIRDPQYVGSIMSLVACLPWVPYLYIGLWVLGYVFMIQVESKEDPSTRAKPLS, encoded by the exons atggggaTATTGGCGTGCATAGGTATGATATTGCCATTTCCATTTTACTACTATCTTTGGAACCACCCGCAGTCATGGGTTAATCTGTGTGGGAGGAGCCGTGACCCCTGCAAAATCATGGCCTTGGTGTCGCATTTCATTAAGATCGTTCAGTTCGTGTCGCTCTTCTCCGTCTCCGATCTTCATTGGCCGCCGCCTTTCTACTTCTGGCCGCTCTTCTTATTCGGCCAGTTTCTCAACTTCAG GGTCTACCAGCTTTTGGGAGAACCAGGAACCTATTATGGTGTGCGTTTTGGGAAGAACATACCATGGGTGACTGAGTTTCCCTTTGGAGTAATTAGAGATCCTCAATACGTTGGAAGCATCATGAGCCTTGTCGCATGTCTTCCTTGGGTACCTTATTTATACATCGGCCTGTGGGTTCTGGGCTACGTATTTATGATACAAGTTGAGTCGAAGGAAGATCCTTCAACTCGTGCAAAGCCTCTCTCTTGA
- the LOC121747186 gene encoding probable GMP synthase [glutamine-hydrolyzing], with amino-acid sequence MSEPPMVNSINFTESEARPVLGPAGNKARSVELRKPAVKPKSVDTQKPPATGEAKGNRSPAALKSPRMIADKIPSPVGSRKNVGGAASILRQRQQNLSMNASCSSDASTESSHSRASTGRVFRRTANSAPTIKRKTQCGSRGERFEMVEGYVRSVGSESDDASLDGSLVKKRCAWVTSNTDSLYAAFHDEEWGLPEHDDKKLFELLSFSTALAEITWPVILCKRHIFRDVFVNFDPIAVSKLNEKKIAAPGGPASSLLSEMKLRAIIENARQFCKIIDEVGSFDKYIWGFVNHKPTVSNFRYPRQVPIKTSKADTISKDLVRRGFRGVGPTVVYSFMQVAGITNDHLTSCFRYDDCIHAVDLKETNEVTCKNEENVADDLVQFELSRDIDALNL; translated from the exons ATGTCTGAGCCGCCGATGGTGAATTCGATCAATTTTACCGAATCTGAGGCTCGGCCGGTGCTTGGACCAGCAGGAAATAAAGCTAGATCTGTTGAATTGAGAAAACCAGCTGTGAAGCCGAAGAGTGTGGATACACAGAAGCCTCCGGCCACCGGCGAGGCGAAGGGGAACAGGTCTCCGGCGGCATTGAAGTCGCCGCGGATGATTGCGGATAAAATTCCGTCGCCTGTGGGATCCAGGAAGAATGTAGGTGGTGCTGCGTCGATTCTGAGGCAGCGCCAGCAGAACTTGTCGATGAATGCTTCGTGTTCTTCGGATGCTTCTACGGAGTCCTCTCATAGCAGGGCGTCGACGGGGAGGGTTTTCCGACGAACTGCAAATTCTGCACCAACTATAAAGAGGAAGACGCAATGCGGCTCGAGAGGGGAGAGATTTGAGATGGTGGAAGGATATGTGAGAAGTGTTGGGAGTGAGAGTGATGATGCATCATTGGATGGTTCTTTGGTTAAAAAAAGGTGTGCTTGGGTAACTTCAAACACTG ATTCACTGTATGCTGCTTTTCATGATGAGGAATGGGGTCTTCCAGAGCACGATGACAA GAAACTCTTTGAACTGCTTAGCTTTTCCACAGCATTGGCTGAAATAACATGGCCTGTTATTCTCTGCAAAAGGCATATATTCAG AGATGTCTTCGTGAACTTTGATCCAATAGCTGTGTCAAAATTAAATGAGAAGAAAATCGCTGCACCAGGAGGTCCTGCCAGCTCTCTTCTGTCTGAAATGAAGCTGCGAGCTATAATTGAAAATGCACGTCAGTTTTGTAAG ATAATTGATGAAGTGGGGTCTTTCGACAAGTACATCTGGGGTTTTGTGAACCACAAACCTACTGTTAGTAATTTTCGTTATCCTCGTCAAGTTCCAATTAAGACATCGAAAGCAGATACCATAAGCAAGGACCTTGTGAGAAGAGGATTCCGTGGAGTTGGACCTACAGTCGTCTACTCGTTTATGCAAGTTGCTGGGATCACAAACGACCATCTCACCAGTTGTTTCAGATATGACGACTGCATACATGCAGTTGATTTGAAAGAGACAAACGAGGTTACATGCAAGAATGAAGAGAATGTAGCTGACGATCTTGTTCAATTTGAATTGTCCAGAGACATCGATGCTTTGAATCTGTAA
- the LOC121748597 gene encoding probable WRKY transcription factor 40 translates to MEFTSLLNSSLDLNSKPLRFIDESPPQVKQQVLESSFIGLGRNGVNVKEEKGALIEELNRVSAENKKLTELLTVMCENYTELRNQLVEQTSKNMMNGGVENSNAASRKRKAESSNNNNIDVLNVGASESSSSDEESSKKLREEHIKAKISSVCVRTEASDTSLIVKDGYQWRKYGQKVTRDNPCPRAYFKCSFAPTCPVKKKVQRSVEDQSILVATYEGEHNHPQPSKVESNTSASNKNSNNLGTVPCSTSVSSTPATVTLDLTKPKAVQQESTNGRGTLGSPEMQQFLVEQMASTLTKDPNFKAALAAAISGKFLQSNN, encoded by the exons ATGGAGTTCACTAGCCTGCTCAACAGCTCATTGGATCTGAATTCCAAGCCTCTGAGATTCATCGATGAGTCGCCGCCGCAAGTGAAACAACAAGTGCTTGAGAGCAGCTTCATTGGCTTGGGAAGAAATGGTGTGAATGTCAAGGAAGAA AAGGGTGCTTTGATTGAGGAGCTGAATAGGGTGAGTGCTGAAAACAAGAAGCTGACTGAATTGCTGACAGTGATGTGTGAGAATTACACAGAGCTGAGGAACCAGTTGGTGGAGCAGACAAGCAAGAACATGATGAATGGTGGAGTGGAAAACAGCAACGCAGCATCAAGAAAGAGGAAGGCAGAGAgcagcaacaacaacaacatTGATGTGTTGAACGTTGGTGCATCCGAGAGCAGCTCCAGCGATGAGGAGTCGTCGAAGAAGCTAAGAGAAGAGCACATCAAGGCCAAGATTTCGAGCGTTTGTGTGCGAACAGAAGCATCCGATACAAGCCTT ATAGTGAAGGATGGATATCAATGGAGGAAATATGGGCAGAAGGTGACTAGGGACAACCCTTGCCCAAGAGCCTACTTCAAATGCTCTTTTGCTCCAACCTGCCCTGTCAAAAAGAAG GTTCAAAGAAGTGTGGAAGATCAATCAATCTTGGTTGCAACTTATGAAGGGGAGCACAACCATCCTCAGCCATCAAAGGTTGAGTCCAACACCTCTGCCTCAAACAAGAACTCGAATAACTTAGGCACCGTGCCATGTTCGACTTCTGTTAGCTCGACTCCTGCCACCGTCACCCTTGATCTCACTAAGCCGAAGGCCGTCCAACAAGAATCGACAAACGGGAGAGGCACGCTTGGTTCGCCGGAGATGCAGCAGTTCCTTGTTGAGCAAATGGCTTCTACCTTAACTAAAGATCCCAACTTCAAAGCGGCTCTTGCAGCGGCTATTTCGGGGAAGTTTCTTCAGTCCAATAATTAG